The genomic DNA TTTAAATACGCTAGACtaattatgtgaatattgtaatTTCATTGGTAAAtgtaaacatattttaataGCTGAAAAAGtattgtgtgaaattgtgtgacTACTAATTAAGCTCACTTATGTCTAACTACCTTATTTGGGTATGATGCTATGTGTTATTCTTATAACGTGAATGAATCTGAATATTGAAATAATGTTAATTGTATTTGAATCCAATGAGAATAATTTTAGTCTTGGTTTAATGTCCCCATTGTGAGGAAATTGTTACTTGAAAATTATTCAAGTAGACCTCCATTATAAATCTATACATAGAGTTAAGTTTTCTCAATGTGGGGGTTTGTCGTTTAGAATTTATCTAAGTAGACCTAATGAATTATATTAAGGATGTTAGTTTGACAATATATGAAATATTGTTTAGAGTTGatataaattgaaattgaaattcaatGAGAATAAATCGAAGGTACAATTACGTTACTTATTGTGGGGATGTTGTCGTTTGAAGTCATTCAAGCAGACCTGTATAATAAATTTACAAATAGATTTATATTTATCCACATTGATCATGATGTcgtttaataataatttaagcagacatgtataaaaataattatagagATCAAGTTTATTGTTATAAACTTTGATGAATATATGAGGTTGATTGACTTAGAGACGTCTTAGTCAATCTTATATGATGAAAGAAAATGGTCTTCATCATTTGTGTATAAAGTAGCTACTAAACAAAGTCCCTTAGGATGAAATAAATTTGTGTACATCGAGGGGATTGGGACTTAAGCCACTCGAAATTAATAAGTGATGGGAACCCAACCTTTGTGATTGGAGATCCCATGAATAAGGTTCATATGGATAAGAACAAGTCACTTATTAGTTCTGCTAGcaccaaaaattaattaagtaatTTTTGTTCTCGTCCCTTTCCTATGGTGTGTGTGAGAAGTGCTAGACACTACATTATTAAGAGGATAAGCATATAaagtttttaatgaattttatatctttAATATTAGTCATGTTTATTTGGTATgatatttctctttaatttcttatttgtGATAATTCCACATCTAATTTTACAATAGAGCATAGAGTATGTACAACATTTCAGTAACACATGATGTCCCTTCGGATGGCAACACATTTCTGATTTCCCTTTCACAACATTACCTTATTATGTAACCATTGTTACTGATACATCAAGACAGATGAAAAATCAAGGTAAAGCACAGAACATCAAATAACATTCAGATGATAAAGGGAAATATGTGACAGACTTGTATATGTAATAGATTTGGAATTGTTATAATCAGAGTCAGATCAATATTGGATCCCTCATCCTATGTTTAGTTCCACATTTGTACCTCCCAAAATCACGTTTGAGTTAATCAAACATGATTCGAACATAAATTGTTATGTTTAGCTTCCAATTTTAAAATCGATTCCAGACCTAAATTATACCTAAAAATCATTGTTTGGTGAATGTATTTAAACGGaaataaatttacatttaaCTTACTTTCAACCCAAATAATTCggtcaaaatttatttaatcatcTCGGAACCATGATTAAAATCATCTCCAAACcttagttaaaaataaataaaaaatcatctcCAAACCAAAATTTATTGACATTTTGCAATGTCTAATCAAAATCACATAACATGTATTTCAGCCGTATAATCAAAGTTAAAACGTGTGATTGAAATTTGAGTCATCTGATTTCTATCAGACGATTTACAGTACATGAATACATCAAATGCGGGATTTCCCACGTATGGAATATTCCATTGTCCTCCCTTTTCCATCTTTCTAAAATGTAGTTGGGTACCAACTAGTTTTTAGTTGCTGTTTTTACTTTATAGCAGATTAGCTGTAAATACATGTGTTCTACTTTTGCCTTGCATTTTGCCAGTAGAAGAATGGAGGTAGCTCTCATTGTTAACCAGCAACGTGACACTGTGACAAAAGTAGCAGAAGAAGAGAGGACCATAACTAAAGTATGTTATGATACAGAATTCTTACTCCTTTTATTAAACTtagcaaatatattttataataaagaagtttctctttttcctttctAGGCATGCAGCAgcattaatcaattaattaaacagTCATTAACCAAAATAAGCCGTAGGATTTAGTTAGATTGTCTGCTGTCACAATTTCCTACTGTCACACATTTGGGCAAACCACTACCTATTTACATAAGAACAGATGGCTCATATCTTAAAATTGACAAATGATCTTAACCATTAGATTATTATCAACAGTGTATTAATTAAATACAGACATCATTCATCAGACATGCACGGATgtcaacattgataataatttaaaaaaaattacatacttTGATATAATTAAACTTGTCAGGGTTGAATATTTGACTCGTGTTGGACACCTGACAAAGCATTCAATCAAAAGCACGTCAGTTTTACAAAGCTCGCCGCTCAATTTGTAAAAAGATCGGACAAATCATATTCTAAATTAATAGTATTAAGGGTTTTGTTAACTTGTATCCtaaggcacatgttaagaaactcaaatataaaatttcgCATTGAAATGcttaataagttttttatttttttaacaagtaaaaatggaatatataaacATCAACAAAGAGTTCTTataagcacaaggtgtgccaccAAGAACCTCAAAAATTTACAGGTTTACATACAAAGCGGtcgaaacaaaaatgaattagCATACGAAAGGAATCGGCATTATAAGCGTTCACCCACCAGTAAGAATGtaatttaactttatctaacaGGTGATGAACATAATTTTCCTTATTCTTAAATAATCTCTAATTCTCTATTGTTGCGCTCAATCCATAAAACCTAAACACAATAAAGGCAAAGGAAATGCTTAATAAGTTGTGTTATAATTATTTGCTTAACAGTATCAAGCATCAATTATTATCAACGGTTAAAAGTTAAAACCGTTGATCACAACCTTTGTTATGCCAACAAAAATTCGCTTTGATTACACATCatctttggatttttttattaaaaaaaagttgtttaatttttgtaacatttttttttaatattctgtTTAATTTCTGAGATTCCGAGGTTAATTTGGTTGCCTTTTGAGTGCTGCACAACAATGTCATTGACTTGGAAGACAGGTTGGAGCCTATCAATTTGGAAAAGAAGATTAGGTCGAATAGAGATCAGAATGGCTTGATTCCATCCACCTCACCATATAAATTAATCATTATCAATGTTTAGTACTCTctatcactattataagtaaaaaatcttctcctttttaaataaaacattttttaaatttattaaataattgaggAATCTTGGATATAATATAGATAAGATATATCAGATATCTCTGAAGTATGGGTACTTGTAAAATGATGAAGTACCTGTATCGGATATGGGTACGGTATTCGTGGTACttaatttttgctcattattgtttgtgaatgaaATTTGTGGTTTTCTCATACACATTAATATGACAATATAATGTTATTTGTATGTTTGCgtttctttgttgttgtaacCAACTCTAAATTTCGACTTCTTAAACTTctaatgtactccctccgtccctaattatagggtccttttgaaaaaataacgggaattaagaaagtgaatatttgtattaaatatgtttgtaattagtattgtttttacaattttatcctttaagagagagatgatttatgttttcaacatgttatttattgttgattgaagaaaaagatgtataattaataggggcatgtatgtaaagaaataattaatgtagttggaaatagcaaaggggtcttataaaaaaagacaaaaaaaattctcaaaatggtcttataattagggacggagggagtaatttttttgttgggaATTGAAGAATTTAACTCTTTCATgttattttctaaaacaaaatttatgattttattgacGTACCCAtaccttacttttttttaaattgacgTATTCTCGTACCGTGTATCGTACTCGTACCTATGCAACATAATGAATCTGATTTATAACAATAGTGATAATGTATCTAATCTAAAcgtaaacaattttttttattcgttaaataattgatgcatccgatttataatataaatcaaatacaaaatacattaataatccaaaaaatcagttttttttttttgtttatatttgaaagGGAAAGAAGGAGTATGATAATATAGAAATAGAGAAAGTGGATTACAACAAGAAAGGGGTTGGTCTTGTGGTCTTTGACACTTCATTGGATACAGCATCTACAATTTGTTGTGTGGGGTACCCCACAAGCAGCTTTTTgtctattattttaatattacacACTCCTTTTTACTCTTAACACCCCCATCAACCAAGCAATGTTCTTTTGTAGTAGTACATAAATATTTTCATCAAGAGGGTCTTCTCTTTTTCCTTTCATTGCTTTGACAGTAATGATTTCCTTTCTGTTAAGGGTACCAATGTTGTGGAATCTTAGGATGAGGTTGTTGTTTTGAATGTACAAAAGTAGCAATTAtagcacaaaacaaaatcatgaaTGCACGAGTGTTTTCATCATTGATGTGTTTTTAGAAGATAGTAcaatagaaatattttttactcTTTATTAACCCTTTTCTTTTTCACTCTTCATTCTCTCATATTgtctttggtttttgtgtttgtttgtttttcttttttgttgtgtgtttttttcTCAATGTCTCAACAAAGACAACCTCATATGGTGAGTGGTAACAATAATCAAGACCAATATAATGACACAACATTTACCAAATTATTTGTTGGAGGGTTAGCTTGGGAAACTCAAAGGGAAACAATGAGAATGTATTTTGAACAATTTGGAGAGATCTTAGAAGCTGTTGTTATCACTGATAAGTATACTGGAAGATCTAAAGGTTATGGTTTTGTAAgtccatttttcttttccttatatttattttactatGCTTCTCACATTTGTGCATAGTTTATATTTACTTATATACAAGCTTGTCAAAATCAGGATTTTGCTTCCGGTCGAAAGAGAAGAGCAAAATCCTGAATTTTAGGATTTAAGTCAGGTTTTTGACAACAAATGTTTACATATTCCATTTGTGGTTATATACTAATTATATGATCTTAGAGGATGattttgcaaattttttttgtttttataggtGACATTTAAGGATCCAGAAGCAGCTATAAGAGCATGTCAAAATCCATCTCCAGTTATTGATGGAAGAAGAGCAAATTGCAATATTGCTTCTCTTGGTGCTAACAAGAATCGATCACTAACTCTTCACCATGGTTTTAATCTTTCTAccattctcttttatttctttctttttttttacttgttttacTATGATCAAATTTATAGTAAAATTTccattttcttatttaaaaaaaatgtatattgtgTTCTTAATTTATTAGCAgcaatatttatttgattcatcCTAGGCTAAAAGCtaccaccttttttttttttattaaagaaactACCACcttttatgattattatttatttgttgaaaaaaaaattattatatgttttataagattttaaaagaaaaattgaaatgttgcAGGAAGGTTTAGGCCTCCACATGGAGTGGTACCATCAGTTCCTTATCATGGTTCTTCATCCACAGTTTTCCATCAACCCACTAGACAGTACACATTTCCTTATTCAGCATATGGGTAACTTttatgttatgaaatttttaatgtttagctagttattttttatgaacattTGTATATTCTTTGTCTGTCcttttctttgatgtcaatTCTATGATATTTATCTGACAGATATTCTGGATATTCACAAGACACATTGTATCCTGCGGTAAGTGTTGATGTAATAAATTCCACATGTTTGGATTAATAGTGAAATCGGCAGAATCACAATGACATTGTAATTGTAGACACCTCTAAATGTATATTTGTCAAAATCACGTTGATTCATCGTAATTATGTAAATTTGACTGCCAATCCAAACATGTATGTGATTAATTCgataaaaactacattttaaagAATCGGCTAAATCACTGCGGCGTGGTCATTTCGTAGTGATTCCAAACATACAATTAGTACTAGAAGTAAGTACATAAAGTATATATTTTGatgcattattatttattgttgtataCTCTTTTGTGTAAACTATTGCAGAACTATTACAATGTCTATGGAGTTCAACAATATTCACCTTACTACCCAGCTGTTGGAGCTTCTGGGGCAATGGGTTTGGTCCAAAATATGTACCCTTACTATGGTCAATATGCACAAAATATCCATGGTCATGGTTTTGGAGTTCAATACCCACAAATGACACAAATTCCAGTTTTGCCTCAGCATTATGGGTCACAAGGAATATTGACAATTCCTTCTTCAGTTACAATCCCAACCATTAGTGCTGGTAATAAGTCTAATACATGATCatattagttttaaattttttataatgtcTCTTCATTGTTGAGCAATTCTATTTCAAATTGGAGTTAGAATCACTAATTAATTTAGTATCAAAAACTAGGTATAGAAAGTTTGatcacaaaatttcaaaatgattCATTCAGTAAAAAGCGAAAGAATAGTATTTCAAAAACGATTCCTAAAAtgaattcatcaatcatattagTCCCGTCTAGAAAAAAAATACGTGAAAACTAAATGGACCGACCTGAAAGGACTAATGTGA from Medicago truncatula cultivar Jemalong A17 chromosome 8, MtrunA17r5.0-ANR, whole genome shotgun sequence includes the following:
- the LOC25500626 gene encoding RNA-binding protein 38; protein product: MSQQRQPHMVSGNNNQDQYNDTTFTKLFVGGLAWETQRETMRMYFEQFGEILEAVVITDKYTGRSKGYGFVTFKDPEAAIRACQNPSPVIDGRRANCNIASLGANKNRSLTLHHGRFRPPHGVVPSVPYHGSSSTVFHQPTRQYTFPYSAYGYSGYSQDTLYPANYYNVYGVQQYSPYYPAVGASGAMGLVQNMYPYYGQYAQNIHGHGFGVQYPQMTQIPVLPQHYGSQGILTIPSSVTIPTISAATVTATTTTIAAPVAVTRVGTSQASGTDTEQQHSTS